The Candidatus Ancaeobacter aquaticus nucleotide sequence CCTGGCTTACCTAAAACAGCAACAGACCAAAATATAAATATCTGTGGGATAACAAAAAACAGTATGCTTGACATCACAGCTTTTACACCGGCAGGGATACTAGTGGCAGAAACAAAAGGGATGGCAAGCGGAACAGCCTGCCCTATAATGAATATTATTATACCAACAGCCAAACGGCCCTTTGGTAAGTTATGTTTACAATCATTCATTGAGTCACCTCTTTATCTTTCGAAAGATTATAACATCATTTTCAAAAAAAGAAATAGTTGCATTAAGATACCGCGCAAGCCATTCAAATGTTTCCTGTGAATAAAACGAAACATGTGTCAGATCATCTTTATAATGCCACTTTTCAAATCTTTCTTTATCGATAACAAGTTTTGTCATAACGCCTAAATAACCACCGCTTTTGAGACACGACCATAATCTATCAAGCTCGCCAATAGGATTATGCAAATGCTCAAAAACTTCTGTTGCAGTAATAAAATCATATTTTCTATTAAAAACATCTTCATTATTCGCAAAGAAGGAATCAAAGATTCCCATCGTATGGCCATGCTCTTCAAACATAACGGATAAGGTTGGCCCGGGACCAGACCCAAAATCAAGGCCACTGCTTTTGGGAGATAACAGTTTATTGAGCGGAACAAACAAACGGCCTAAAAAATCCCGATACCCATTGTCATCAGGAGAGTTTTCATGAAGATCGTACCGTATCTTTTCTTCTTCAGGAGACAAGAAATATTGAGGGGGGACAAACACTAAATTACAGTTTTCGCAATGAAGATATTCCCTATCATTGTCTTGATAAAAAAGTGCTGCTCTTTCACTGTTACATAACGAACAAAAAGTCATAATTTTCTTATGAGGCTGGATATAATGCATATATCTTCTATTTGATCAGCATTTCTTTCATTTTTAGATTATCTTTAACAAATCGTGCCGCGAGACCGACACATTCACGGCAAGGAAGCCTTCCTTCTTGACGTATTGGCCTGCAAAGTGTCGAACCACCCTCTACTTCAAACATCTTATCGAGCTCTCGTAAGGCTTCGGGGTCAGACACAAACCGCTGTGCGGCATAGAGCGCGCCACATACACCGCCTTCTGCACGCCCACCTCCGAAAGCTTTAAAAGAAGCAATGATATCGTCCGGCATACCGGTTACGGGCTGGAATGCTTTTAAAATAGCCTGAGCACAATTCAGCCTCTCTTCGCCGTGATACAATTCACGTGCAACATCTTCATTCATATCAATTCCTTATTTATATCATACTTTGTACAGCTGGTTACCGCTTTATGTTATACAGCATATAATGAAAAAACATTATTTTAAATATTTTAATCCTGTCTTCTCTGAATAGGTTGAGTAACACAGCGTGCAGCACCAAAACCCCGCTTAATATTGGTCATATCAACCCAAGTTGCCTCTACACCTTCTTTTTTTAAAGCATCTTTAAATTCCTGACTTGCACCTTCAGGGCCAACTATCGTATAAGGGGCAATCGTTAAAAAGTTTGTTGCTAATGCGCGCTGATCTTTTACTGAAACAGGAATAATTTTATATTTTAAATCATGTATTAAATAATCTCTAAAATCTCTGTCTTTCACTGTTTGAATATAGCTCCCATTCTTAAGTTCATACACATCTACAGTGGATGCTTTAGAGTCATCTACTCCTCCGTCCACTTTTTTAACCCTCTCAAGCGATAAAACGGCTACTTTTGGAGCAGGAAGATTAAAATATGTATCAAGATGCATTTGAGCAGGAGACAACAAATGATCTTTAACAACAACAACTTTTCTTACTCCTATTACATCGTTATCCATAAGTTGTTTGATACCTTCACTGTTTGTTCTTACGCCCTCACCTATAAAAGCGATACCATCCGCCATAAAAAAATCACCGCCTTCAAGCGTACCCTTTCCCGTTACTGCATATACGGGTTTTATGCCAAGTTTATTTAAAGCAAATTTCACTACTTCCGATTCATCATGTCTGACTTCCGCTCTGGCAAATTTCCCAAGAACAATCCCTTTAGGCGTCGTAATGATCTGGTCTCTGAGATAAAAAAGATCAAGCAGCGGATGCAGTGAATATTTCGCATCAAAATCGGATATTGAATTTGGATCTTTTTCCGCTGTGATCACAGGATTCTGCAAGATCAGATCAATCAACACATGCGGCGGTAGCGATTTAATGGCTTTATCTTTCTCTATTTCAAGCTCTTTTTTTACTGAATCATCAAGCTCATTGCATTTTATTTTAAGATATTTTTTCGCGAAATTCTGCAGATCATTTAATTTCTTACCCTGAATTGCGTTACCGTCTTTATCTACCGTCCCTTCCAAAAGCACATCTTCAACCATATAGATTTTAATACCGGCTGCACGCAATATATTGGCGTAATGTAAATGTTCTTGTTTAGCGGCTAAATAATTAAAAGGTGTATCATACCCATTTCCTTTAGGAAAAATACTGATCCAGAAATCAGCAATGCTTGGTGGCTGCATAACAATTGTTTCGACTCTATCCCATTCGGCTTTTACTTCAGGTTTTATGTCACTGGAAAATACGATAGATGAACTGCACATCAAAACAGCAATTAAAGACAACAAGAAAACTACAGATTTCAATTTTCTACAATTATTCATACTCTTCCCTCCACATTTATAATTTTATGTATTCGCTTTAAATTGTTTTTCAAGTCGTCCTTGCTTTATCTTACTGGGCACACACCGAAATAATATATCGTGCAATGTAGTATATACCGGCAAGCACAAAAACAATACCGGTTATTTTTTTAGTGTAGTACTCGAACTTGCTTAAAACAGTAAACCATTGAGATACAGATAGTGTCCCCAGAGCGATACCAAAAGCAACAACAACGACGGGAAGCCCAGTCCCAATACCATACACCAAGGGCAATATAATGCCATACTCATATTCTAATGCAAGCGGGATCAAACTACCAAAAAAAAGTGCCGCTGAAATAGGACAAAAAGATAATGAAAACAGAGCACCGAGCAAAAATGCCCCGCCGATACCTGAGCGTGCAATCTTTTGTTGTTTATCAAGCGAAACAGAAAACGAAGGAATCTTAAACTTTATTACCCTTAAAAGAATTAATCCCACTATTATCAGGAGTGGACCCAAAATAATACTCATGTATTTTTGCAAAAATAGCGCAACCGCCGGAATACTGACAAATGAAAAAATAATCATACTGCCGATAACGGCGTAGACTAATACTCTACCTGCAGTGTACACAAGACCGGATATTATGACGGCTCTGGGATGCAATATATTTTTAGATATAAATGATATAGCGGCAATATTTGTTGCCAGAGGACACGGACTTATAGAGGTTAGGATACCGAGCCATAAAGCGCTCATGATAATAAACACGGAGTTATCCTTCCAACTGTTTTAGATACGATTCAATCTCTTGCTTTTCGTATGCTTCAAACCGCTTTTTATTTCCCACTAACTGCCATATTTTTTTAAGACTTTTGTGCGATACTTCTTTACCGTCTTTTACAAGTGAAAGAACAACCGCACGGGTAAACAATTTGTATTTCTTAACAAAATGGCTGTTTATCTTTTTTTCCATGTTAAGCGCTTTAAAAACAATGTTTTTATTATCACTAAAATTGGCCTCGACTGTTTCTTTAGTATATTGTTCTATCTTTTTGCATGTACCGCATCTTACCGTACCATAAAAATAATAGACGATAACCTGATCGGAAGACGTCTCACCTGAAAAGACTAAAGGTAGAGTGCTGTCAAGTCCAGAAAACATACAGAAAGATACAAACAGTATCGCAAATGTTCTCAGTAACAT carries:
- a CDS encoding methyltransferase domain-containing protein, whose translation is MHYIQPHKKIMTFCSLCNSERAALFYQDNDREYLHCENCNLVFVPPQYFLSPEEEKIRYDLHENSPDDNGYRDFLGRLFVPLNKLLSPKSSGLDFGSGPGPTLSVMFEEHGHTMGIFDSFFANNEDVFNRKYDFITATEVFEHLHNPIGELDRLWSCLKSGGYLGVMTKLVIDKERFEKWHYKDDLTHVSFYSQETFEWLARYLNATISFFENDVIIFRKIKR
- a CDS encoding C-GCAxxG-C-C family protein produces the protein MNEDVARELYHGEERLNCAQAILKAFQPVTGMPDDIIASFKAFGGGRAEGGVCGALYAAQRFVSDPEALRELDKMFEVEGGSTLCRPIRQEGRLPCRECVGLAARFVKDNLKMKEMLIK
- a CDS encoding arginine deiminase family protein; its protein translation is MNNCRKLKSVVFLLSLIAVLMCSSSIVFSSDIKPEVKAEWDRVETIVMQPPSIADFWISIFPKGNGYDTPFNYLAAKQEHLHYANILRAAGIKIYMVEDVLLEGTVDKDGNAIQGKKLNDLQNFAKKYLKIKCNELDDSVKKELEIEKDKAIKSLPPHVLIDLILQNPVITAEKDPNSISDFDAKYSLHPLLDLFYLRDQIITTPKGIVLGKFARAEVRHDESEVVKFALNKLGIKPVYAVTGKGTLEGGDFFMADGIAFIGEGVRTNSEGIKQLMDNDVIGVRKVVVVKDHLLSPAQMHLDTYFNLPAPKVAVLSLERVKKVDGGVDDSKASTVDVYELKNGSYIQTVKDRDFRDYLIHDLKYKIIPVSVKDQRALATNFLTIAPYTIVGPEGASQEFKDALKKEGVEATWVDMTNIKRGFGAARCVTQPIQRRQD
- a CDS encoding aromatic aminobenezylarsenical efflux permease ArsG family transporter: MFIIMSALWLGILTSISPCPLATNIAAISFISKNILHPRAVIISGLVYTAGRVLVYAVIGSMIIFSFVSIPAVALFLQKYMSIILGPLLIIVGLILLRVIKFKIPSFSVSLDKQQKIARSGIGGAFLLGALFSLSFCPISAALFFGSLIPLALEYEYGIILPLVYGIGTGLPVVVVAFGIALGTLSVSQWFTVLSKFEYYTKKITGIVFVLAGIYYIARYIISVCAQ
- a CDS encoding nitrophenyl compound nitroreductase subunit ArsF family protein, whose product is MLLRTFAILFVSFCMFSGLDSTLPLVFSGETSSDQVIVYYFYGTVRCGTCKKIEQYTKETVEANFSDNKNIVFKALNMEKKINSHFVKKYKLFTRAVVLSLVKDGKEVSHKSLKKIWQLVGNKKRFEAYEKQEIESYLKQLEG